In Danaus plexippus chromosome 19, MEX_DaPlex, whole genome shotgun sequence, the following are encoded in one genomic region:
- the LOC116767860 gene encoding uncharacterized protein LOC116767860: MLKHAQRPPAANDDHRYQNMPRRPHHHLPLNVSTLDSSKHSVGGTSASVSPGAQPATTTVPVVTPVPVASPPKLANGNATGVAARPVSNRSRSTRAATEEALTSLALLCLVSLLLALLALLFLLKISAPATSAPEEFAVVYEVTLALCALTLSLNLCCLLVCAIQFLFAVKLVHSPSAPNGRSNKYLQKSAITRVCAVGGFFISIPVFLTGIILYTFIQFHSTPAIVTSVFIGVGIIFCGCAMVHNVFVWQKEKTNLVKAFRTENASNGVVANGHLNNTGNLSFHSMTQYNHPITLLQQGGPYVIRPPTSTPPGEGAASPGVPAATIDLSHDTHELSTLV, from the exons ATGTTGAAGCATGCACAGCGGCCGCCGGCGGCGAACGATGACCATCGCTATCAGAACATGCCGCGGCGGCCGCACCACCACCTACCGCTCAACGTATCCACTCTAGACTCTTCCAAACATTCCGTAGGAGGAACGTCCGCAAGCGTCAGTCCTGGAGCTCAGCCAGCTACCACCACGGTGCCCGTAGTCACCCCCGTACCGGTGGCATCGCCCCCCAAACTCGCCAATGGAAATGCCACCGGGGTTGCTGCCAGGCCTGTCTCTAACAGGTCGAGGAGCACGCGCGCTGCTACAGAGGAAGCGTTGACTTCTCTGGCACTATTATGCCTCGTCAGCTTATTGTTAGCGTTACTGGCACTTCTGTTTCTGCTGAAAATATCAGCGCCAGCGACGAGTGCCCCCGAGGAATTCGCTGTGGTGTACGAAGTGACTCTAGCGTTGTGCGCGTTGACGCTATCATTGAACCTCTGCTGTCTTCTAGTCTGTGCTATCCAGTTTCTTTTCGCGGTGAAGCTCGTGCATTCTCCATCGGCTCCTAACGGCAG atcaaataaatatcttcaGAAGTCTGCCATCACCCGCGTGTGTGCTGTCGGTGGCTTCTTCATATCGATACCCGTGTTTTTAACCG gtataattttatacacgtTCATACAATTCCATTCGACGCCGGCGATCGTGACGTCAGTGTTCATTGGAGTCGGGATCATATTCTGCGGCTGCGCCATGGTTCATAACGTCTTCGTCTGGCAGAAGGAAAAAACTAACCTGGTGAAAGCTTTCAGGACGGAGAACGCCTCTAACGGCGTCGTGGCGAACGGCCATCTTAATAACACTGGCAACTTAAGCTTTCATAGCATGACACAATACAACCATCCCATAACGCTTTTGCAGCAAGGAGGCCCGTATGTCATAAG GCCTCCAACGAGTACTCCGCCGGGTGAAGGCGCCGCGTCGCCCGGAGTACCAGCCGCCACTATCGACCTCAGTCACGACACTCACGAGTTGAGCACACTcgtataa
- the LOC116767857 gene encoding survival motor neuron protein: MSRNDVLYVKGMAFSDTDEAEEDIWDDSKLNDAYDKALKIANAEVAKRVAMSTNTTQSKDANSKTKSKSNKCPKWKVGMHCRAAYEGDGIEYEAVLLRIINDKECVIKFIGYDNTELVSMSDLKQSLGNAEREQQMKDSLADKNNDLQNYMDISDRATSPGSTASLQRKKKNGKKKNKQKHRNSFEFPDIPLPNLPQFRNFSPLDVPPPMLHPPQESEDQALSSMLLSWYMSGYYTGLYQGIKRAKEGRKN, translated from the exons ATGTCCAGAAATGatgttttgtatgtaaaagGCATGGCtttt TCTGACACAGACGAAGCAGAAGAAGATATTTGGGATGATAGCAAACTCAATGATGCATATGACAAAGCTCTGAAAATAGCAAACGCCGAGGTGGCTAAGAGGGTAGCCATGTCGACTAACACTACACAGAGTAAAGATG CAAACAGTAAAACAAAGTCTAAATCGAATAAATGCCCTAAGTGGAAAGTCGGAATGCATTGTCGGGCTGCATATGAAGGCGATGGAATTGAATACGAGGCAGTTCTCCtgagaattattaatgataaagaatgtgttattaaatttatag GTTACGATAACACAGAACTGGTGTCAATGAGCGATTTGAAACAAAGTCTGGGTAATGCGGAACGTGAACAACAAATGAAGGACTCGCTagctgataaaaataatgatttacaGAATTATATGGACATTAGTGACCGGGCTACATCACCGGGGAGTACAG CATCCTTACAAAGGAAGAAAAAAAACggcaaaaagaaaaataaacaaaaacatagaAATAGTTTTGAATTCCCCGATATTCCTTTGCCAAATTTACCTCAGTTTAGaaat TTCTCTCCGCTAGATGTCCCTCCGCCAATGTTACATCCTCCACAGGAGTCGGAGGACCAAGCTCTATCTTCAATGCTTCTGAGTTGGTACATGAGCGGTTATTACACTGGTTTATATCAAGGAATTAAGAG gGCCAAGGAAGGaagaaagaattaa